A single Trachemys scripta elegans isolate TJP31775 chromosome 20, CAS_Tse_1.0, whole genome shotgun sequence DNA region contains:
- the GJA4 gene encoding gap junction alpha-4 protein: MGDWGFLEKLLDQVQEHSTVIGKIWLTVLFIFRILILGLAGESVWGDEQSDFLCNTKQPGCVNVCYDKAFPISHIRYWVLQFLFVSTPTLIYLGHVIYLSGREEKLKQRESELRAAQIKDLKVEQALSAVQKKISKICVAEDGRIKLRGSLMWTYVVSVICKSIFEAGFLLGQWYLYGFFMPPIFVCERAPCPHKVDCFVSRPTEKTIFIIFMMVVGLISLGLNLLELFHLCCKNLLSSMREASSSSSPAGDIDSFPDSKPCHYLPLSESHSPPYLAYNKLSSEQNWANFNTEENLALRSGNKPSPESYAPGAQPLQERQASRPGSSASKKQYV; encoded by the coding sequence ATGGGGGACTGGGGCTTCCTGGAGAAGCTGCTGGACCAGGTCCAGGAGCACTCAACAGTGATTGGGAAGATCTGGTTGACGGTGCTGTTCATCTTCAGGATCCTTATCCTGGGCCTGGCCGGGGAATCGGTGTGGGGGGACGAGCAGTCGGATTTCCTGTGCAACACCAAGCAGCCGGGCTGTGTCAACGTGTGCTACGACAAGGCCTTCCCCATCTCCCACATCCGCTACTGGGTGCTGCAGTTCCTCTTCGTCAGCACCCCTACCTTGATCTACCTGGGCCACGTCATCTACCTCTCGGGGCGGGAGGAGAAGCTGAAGCAGCGGGAGAGCGAGCTCCGGGCGGCGCAGATCAAAGACTTGAAGGTGGAGCAGGCTCTGTCGGCGGTGCAGAAGAAGATCTCCAAGATCTGCGTGGCGGAGGACGGCCGCATCAAGCTCCGCGGATCCCTGATGTGGACTTACGTCGTCAGTGTCATCTGCAAGAGCATCTTCGAGGCCGGCTTCCTCTTAGGCCAGTGGTACCTGTACGGTTTCTTCATGCCGCCCATCTTCGTGTGCGAGagggccccctgcccccacaaggTGGACTGCTTTGTCTCCCGCCCCACTGAGAAGACCATCTTCATCATCTTCATGATGGTGGTGGGCCTGATCTCCCTGGGCCTCAACCTCCTGGAGCTCTTCCACCTCTGCTGCAAGAACCTGCTCAGCAGCATGAGGGAGGCCTCTTCCtcttccagcccagctggggacaTAGACTCCTTCCCAGACAGCAAGCCGTGTCACTACCTCCCCCTGAGCGAGAGCCACTCCCCTCCCTACCTGGCCTACAACAAGCTGTCGAGCGAGCAGAACTGGGCCAACTTCAACACCGAGGAGAACCTGGCGCTGCGCAGTGGCAACAAGCCCTCCCCTGAGTCCTACgccccaggagcccagccccTGCAGGAGAGACAGGCCAGCCGGCCCGGCAGCTCTGCTTCCAAGAAACAGTACGTCTAG
- the GJB3 gene encoding gap junction beta-3 protein, whose protein sequence is MDWKTLQGLLSGVNKYSTAFGRIWLSVVFVFRVLVYVVAAERVWGDEQKDFDCNTKQPGCTNVCYDHYFPISHIRLWALQLIFVTCPSLLVIMHVAYREDREKKNREKNGEDCPKLYRNTGKKHGGLWWTYLLTLFFKLTIEISFLYILHKMWDSFDLPRLVKCANLDPCPNIVDCYIARPTEKKVFTYFMVGASAICIVLTVCEIFYLIFKRVVRSLHKWKKNSKHLVSYNKASTCQCHLRLEQQDGKAKNKPLDALRASAPNLTLI, encoded by the coding sequence ATGGACTGGAAGACGCTGCAGGGCCTTCTGAGCGGGGTGAACAAATACTCCACGGCCTTCGGGCGCATCTGGCTCTCCGTGGTCTTCGTCTTCCGGGTGCTGGTCTACGTGGTGGCGGCGGAGCGCGTGTGGGGGGACGAGCAGAAGGACTTTGACTGCAACACCAAGCAGCCTGGCTGCACCAACGTCTGCTACGACCACTACTTCCCCATCTCCCACATCCGCCTCTGGGCCCTGCAGCTCATCTTCGtcacctgcccctccctgctggtGATCATGCACGTGGCCTACCGGGAAGACCGGGAGAAGAAGAACCGGGAGAAGAACGGTGAGGACTGCCCCAAGCTCTATCGCAACACAGGCAAGAAACACGGCGGGCTGTGGTGGACCTACCTGCTGACCCTCTTCTTCAAGCTGACCATCGAGATCAGCTTCCTCTACATCCTCCACAAGATGTGGGATAGCTTTGACCTACCGCGCCTGGTCAAGTGCGCCAAcctggacccctgccccaacatCGTGGACTGCTACATTGCCCGGCCCACCGAGAAAAAGGTCTTCACCTACTTCATGGTGGGGGCCTCCGCCATCTGCATTGTCCTCACCGTCTGCGAGATCTTCTATCTCATCTTCAAGCGGGTCGTCCGGAGCCTACACAAATGGAAGAAGAACTCCAAGCACTTGGTCAGCTACAACAAGGCTTCCACCTGCCAGTGCCACCTCAGGCTGGAGCAGCAGGATGGCAAGGCCAAGAACAAGCCTTTGGATGCCCTCCGGGCCTCCGCTCCCAACTTGACTCTGATCTGA